The genomic stretch CCGCTTCGGCGTCCGCTGCCGCCAGCCCCACCCGGGGGCTCCGGTGCCGGCGGGGCCTTGCCGTGGAGCCGAGGCCAGTGCCGGGGGCAAGAAGCCGCCGCTGTGCACGGCCGGGGCCGTCCTCCGGCACAGCCGCTGGGGCCCGCGCCTCGACCCGGCCGACTTCTCGGTAGGCTACGCCGACCGCTTCCTGGCGTGCGCGCGGAGCCCTTGGGGCCTTTTGCTGGGACGAGCCGTTGGCGGCGCTCGGGGGCGCTACTTCCGCCTTCGCGGCCGCACCGTGTGGGACCCCGCCTCACGCACTGATTTGGACTTCGGCTCGGGCCTGGCGGCGAGCGCGCtcagggcggcgggggcgcgcacGATGGTTAGGACGCTCGGGACGGCGGCGAGATCGCTCAGGACGGGGAGGGTGCTCAGCACAGCGAGGACGCGCATAGCGGCGGGGGCGCGTTCGAAGGCGTGGCTGCCCCTCCCGCTGGCACCAGAACCGAACTCCTAGCACCGGACTGGGCTGGGCCGGAAGCCAGGGAGCGGGATAGGGCCGAAGGCCAGGCGTCCCCCTGGACAGAGCTGGGAAGGGTGTTGCAGCCGGCCGCCCCTGGCGGAGCCGCGGGGGTAGGAAGACTGTTGGTAGCAGCCCTGGCACGGTCCCCTGAAGGGCTTCCCTGAGACACAAGCAGAATGGGGTCCTGGAGCCTAGCCCTCGGAAGGCAGAAAAGCCACAGGAGCCAGGGGCACACCACCtcgccagccccgcccccacgcATTTTGTGGCCTCATGGTGACCGATCCTGCAGGCAGGGGTGGCCAAGGCCCAGGAAAAAGTCTGGAACCACACCCGCGAGTGCTGCCTTCCTGGTACCCACGAGGGCCCTGCACCTGACTAGCCCTTCTGAGGCTGATGGGCCCTGGGGAGGTAGCTGCCACAGGCACTGCATTAAGACTTGTGCTCTTGGCCCGGGTTCCTGGCACCCCACAGTTGAGCTTTAGATGCCTGCTTCTCTGGGGCAGCATGTGCTGTGCCccaccctcccccttcccctccccagaaAATATGGCCCAAGTGCTGAGacagaggctggaagaggaggGGCTCAGAGTAATAACAGCTCCTACCCTGGCCAAGGTGCCCCAAGATTCTCAGGTCTGCCTCCCTGAGGCTGGTTGCAGGCCAAGGCAGGAGCTGGAAGCCAGCCCCTAGCAGAAGTGTGGCTGTGCCCACATGGGCCGGCAGAGGGCACCCTGGCTGAGATAGCTCTGGGGTGATGATCCCCTCAGATCCGCTGGTGGCCGCTCTCAACCTGTCCAAGCAGGAAGGGAcaaagtgctctctctctctctctctttaattttggTTTCTCTCAAGCTTCCAAATGGTGCTCAGTGATccaaggaaagaatgaaggaaggagaagggaggggaaagggaagggaggggaggcagaggaggaacaTCTGGAAAAAAAGCAGCCTGACAGTCCAGCTGTTTGCAAACTCATCGCACATCCTCCAGTTACATGGCAGAAGAGGGGGGAGggccaaaaagaaaaaggggaggaagaaaactaacttaaacacacacaaaaagaaaagagaaggaaacatgaCGTGAGCTGGTGATccatggaggcagggagggagggagggtaacCGTTTTACCTGTGCTGAACCAAAGAAGGGTTggggagcaggaagaggaggaagggaaggaaaaaaaaaaccagaagaaacacgggggtggagggaggagggacacgGAGACAACTTAATACAACTGTAGACGAGGCGGCCCGGCCGAGGTCCCGCGATGGCCTCCGGAGTCCTCAGTGCGCAGTGTCGGCGTGGATGTGGTGCTGGCTTGGCGGCGGCATTTCTGGCGTGGGGGGCTGAGGGTGGGGCACAGTCTCTACATGGCTCCCCTAGCCCCGAATACTGAGGCCCCAGAGGGCTGGGCAATAAGAGTCTGTGGTGAGGCAGGCAGGTGGCGGGTGGCGGGCTGCTGTGCTGGTGGCCCCGCCACGGGCGGGCACGGGCGGAGTGGCCTGTCTTCTTCCGGCCCCCTGGGCATGGGATGGGCCAGGGTGCCAGGTCGGTACCGGAGTACAagctcgagagagagagagagaaaacactgaGACAGCATTAGTGGAGGTGCCAGGTGGACACAGAGCAGCCTACAGACCATGCCCCCAACCCTCCGCTgtcccaccccatcctcccccaaTCCCACTCCTctgagacaaaaaataaaaatgtagaaaaaatctCTGTACAGACTCCCCGGTGGGAAAACGGGGACAGGGATGGCAGCTCTTCCTGGAGCCCACTCCCCATGAATTAATTTACAACCCAAGTCCATGGCTCAAAAACAAAATCGGCAAAGGCGGCGCTGGGGGgccacagccctgcccccaccccaccccaccccaccccatccgcGCTGGTGCTCAGAAGGCTGACAGCTGCGCCAGGCTGAGGCGGCAGTCGATGCTGGCGTTGTCCAGGCCCGTGTATGCCAGGCCCAGGGGCTCTAGGAAGGCCCGGCAGGCGGCCTCGCCCTCGAAGGCCAGCTCGGCCTGCAGGTAGGAGACTGGCAGCGCAGGGCGGAAGCTACGGAGACAAGAGGAGAATGCGATGAGGCAggcagtgggcaggggagggCCCCACAAGCAGGGAGTGGGTGCCCCCCCTTCGGGCACCCAAAGGGTTTCCTCAGCACATTACCTGCTGACCTCTCACCCATCCCCACCCAACCTCCCCACCTCCAGGGGCTTGGGGGGGCCCGGGGTGGGGTTAGTGGCCCCAGCCCCGGCTGTGCCCCCCCTTCACCCTCACTTACCTGTACAGGGGGGAccaaggagggtgggagggaagggcccAGCTGGTTCCTTTGCTGCTCAAGGGCCCACTGTGGCCCAAGCAGAAGGAGGGACCCCAGGGGATGGTGGTGGGCATGGGCTGGCAGGTCTGACAGCTACTCTGGGGGACCCGCCCTGGCTGTTTCCCCTGCCTGGGTCAAAGTGCCTCCGGAATGCCAGCAAAGCTTCAGCCAACATGTATTATGACGTGCTGGCTACAGTCACTTGCGGTTGCTAACAAGACACAGCATGTGCCAGAAGATAGCTGTTAACTTGAATTCTCTCCCAGAAACCCTGTCACCCTGCCCTTATATCACACAGGACATAAACCAGTCCTGCCTCAAGTCTGTGCCTGGTCTTGGCCTGGATATCCACAGAGGGCATAAAAGAGTCCATTCCTACCACAGCTGAGCTGGCCTCCTGGCCATCCTGCAGGGACCTGGTTCTGGGGACTCTCAGACTCAGGGCCAGGGCTGTCCGTGTCTGCTGGTGGAGGGGGGCAGTGAGAGCATGTGGCCAGTGATGGGCCAAGGCCCCTCCTACAAGGCGCTTTCATGGCTGTGGCCCCAACCAAGACCCAGCAGGTATAAACTAACCCGAATGGCGACCTGCCCACATGACACCCCTGGGAGCAGCACAGAAGCTTGGGAGCTGTCCCGCTGCAGACAGCAGACTCTGAGGGACAGCCCACAGGGCCTTTAGACATACCACCTCCCCGACACTCCTGGGTAGGTAGTCAGATTCTGCTCATCCTAGCGCCTTCATGTTTCTGCCCATGTCCTTGTCTACTTCTGTGGCCCCTACCCTGGCTCAGCCTCTGCCTTAAATCTCCTGGACCCAAACTGGAGCATGGAATCTGTGGTCTCATATCTTCAGGGTGACCCTCTCTCCCCAGTCTCACACCATTCCTGTGACTCTTAAGGTAACTTTTGTGGCCCCTTGGACCTACCAACCTCTGACCAAGAGTTCTCAACTTTGGCAAGACTGACACTGGGGCCAGGTGATTCGGTTGTGGGGCATCCCGGGCACTTCAAGGGGTTGAGCAGCATCCcaggcctctacccactagacaCCAGTAGCCACCCCTAGAAGAGATCACCTGACATCTCCCTATGTCGCCCAGGGGCATTTCACTGCCCTGCTGGAAAAAACACAGGTtccccaccacacacatgcacgcatgcatgccacacacgcgcgcgcacacacacagcacacgTGATAGCTGATGACAGAGAAGCATGCTCTTTTTATGTCCAGCCCCTGATCTGCCTAGCCCCCACATCACACCTTTCTCCCTAAATATTTCCTGCACTCTCGAAGGAACTCAAGTCAGAACAGGGTCTTGTCCTGTTACATCAGAAGCTACCAAGAGCAGGGCCATCTTTTCTAGTTTGTTTCTACCGAGTGGGAGCTCAGTGTCAAGAGAGCCTTGAAAGGTGAACAGAGATCTCAGAGTGAGGGGACCGAGAAAACAAACCAGGGTCCAAGGTGATGCGAGCAGAAAAAAGAGACTCAGGGGTAAAGAGGGAACCCTGGAGCAGCAAGACAGAATGGGGAAGGAGATGCAGACGCAGGCGTGGGAGACACGGTGAACtgtggggagggaagcagaaggGCCTGGGGAGCAGGGTACGTGTAGAAACAAGGGGGGAGAGGACTACGGTCCAGGGCACAGCAGCTGGAGGCCTGACAGCCCGAGtgtgcaggggcaggaggagaaaaggaagggacgggggaaggaggggaaggcaggCTGCCACAGGGCCAGCAGAGGGGGCGAGGGAGAACCCAGCTTCACATACGTTTTGATCATCGCCTTGAGGGCAGCTTTGCGCTCCCGGTCTGCAAACTTGTCCACCAGGTACCCAGACATGCAGGGCGCATGACAGTAGAGCCGGAAGAAGCGGTGGTAGTTGCCCAgagcccaggctgccctcagtgCCAAAGCGTGAGCCACGcaagggtctgccttcagttccCGAGTCAGGTAGGCCAGCTCCGTGGTGATGTCTGGGGCCCAAGACAAAGGAGGATCAGCAGCGCCCAACCCTGGGGGCCTGGAGCCACCCTGTCCTGCAGGCAGCGCCTCTCACCTCCTGAGTTCTTGGTGAAGATGTAGTAGAGGACCCGGTAGGCAGTGAACTCGCCCACATTGCCTGGCAGGTTCTCGGCATACAGTGACTTGAGCTGCGTCTGGCACTGGTTGAACTCCTCATGGTCACCCTGGCACCCAGGGTGTGGACATCAAGAAAGATGGTGAGGCCAGCACAGGGAGCCCGGGAAGAGCCTGAAAGGGCCTCAGCACCCCACACTCACCTTCTCCAAGGCGATGCGAGCATGTGTCTCATATACTTCCACTGTGAACTCTGTTCGCACACCTTGCACCTGGATCGGCAGAACGAACAATGAGGCCAGAGCAGAACAGGACTCACCCAGGGCAGGCCTTCCCCGCAGCCCCCGCACCGTCAGGTCCTGCCGAATTGACTTCATCTGCTCGCACGCAAAAGCATAGTCTTGCTTCTCTTTCCAGTGGGACTTGACCATGCACAGAGACTTTTTCAAAACCTGGAAAGGGAACCAAATTAAGGCTCAGTGTGATTTCACAGCAGGATGAGCAAGGCTGTAACACCCATTATGATTCCACTAACTCTGTTCTAAGACAATAGCTACAATATCAAACTCCTTTAGTAACTCACTGCCAACTTTGAAAAGAACCCAACACATTTTGCAAGAATTACTACTCTCAACCTCAGCTGCCCACATCTGCGTGTCCAGTCCCCTGGATGGAACATTAGCCATGCCGCTGCTGCAGTctcagcagagcacagaggggtCTGACTGCCTCCGTCACATGAAGTGCTGACCTAGGAAAGCCACTTCCTTCTCCGTCTCCTAATCAGGGAACATAAGCTCAGAGCTGAGCAAGTCTCCTGATGAGGATATGCAACCCAGCACAAATTCTGTCTCCAAGTCACCTTCAGAGAGCTCCCAGGCCCCAAAGTCCCTGCCCAGCTGCAAGCCCCTGCTGCCACAGCAGTCTCCTGTGCAACCTCTGCCGTGATTCCCGTGTTGGTACCACAGCCTAGTGCCAGCATCTGCCCTGCAGGGAGGACCTGCCCTTCCCAGCACTTACTGCCACAGGGCGCACAGTGGATGGGTCAGGGGCACAGGTGAGACGCAGATAGTGCTTGGTGATGTCAGGGCAAGTGCCCACAATCTGTAGTTCCTGCCAGTCAGGGTCAGCACCACTGCTTTCCAGGCTGCCCATCTGCAGCACCAGGGGCTCAAGGCGCAGGCGGCGGGAATGTCCATGCTGGAAGCGGGCCGCCCGCTTCTGCTTCTTAAGCTCACGCTCAGGGTCCTCACACTCTAGCGTGGCCATCTTTTTGCGGCTGCGCTTGGTGGGAGCAAGATCATGCCTGAAAAGAGATCAAGGTGAATAGGCAGATGTCACAGCATGCCTCTCCCACCACTCCCCAGGAACCCCGATCTCAGCCCCACCCCTTGGGCCACCTGCCCCAAGTCTCACCTCTTTCCACGCTGCGCCCTGCCTCGGCCCCGATCCATGTGGGCCCCTCGACCTCCTCGGCCCTTTGGGGGCGGGTTCCTGCGACCCACAGGGTGACACTCATTCCCTGAGTAAGAACTGTCTGAATCCGAGTGGGAGTCACTGCACAGAAGCAGCAAGAAGGTAAGGCCCGAAATGGCTCCTCCCCCCAAGACCCCACCCATGCCCCTCAACCCCCCCACAGCCCCTacgcccc from Canis lupus dingo isolate Sandy chromosome 1, ASM325472v2, whole genome shotgun sequence encodes the following:
- the LENG9 gene encoding LOW QUALITY PROTEIN: leukocyte receptor cluster member 9 (The sequence of the model RefSeq protein was modified relative to this genomic sequence to represent the inferred CDS: inserted 3 bases in 2 codons), with the translated sequence MATAASQGQRPGSSRAEGSGPPRAVPSLSALWTRAGHTRASLGSAGGGGLRVPGLRRARGRREGVRPVTSRPAVTGSRGGAPPPAEPAPPPACRFGVRCRQPHPGAPVPAGPCRGAEASAGGKKPPLCTAGAVLRHSRWGPRLDPADFSVGYADRFLACARSPWXAFCWDEPLAALGXRYFRLRGRTVWDPASRTDLDFGSGLAASALRAAGARTMVRTLGTAARSLRTGRVLSTARTRIAAGARSKAWLPLPLAPEPNS